The following proteins come from a genomic window of Pararhodobacter sp.:
- a CDS encoding MFS transporter, with translation MFERSIPEWLRHPPSAAARKPGAKAFATLSGVEAMIRGMLLSVFPLAMYRALGDAGTVSWVYFGIGLISLYVGLLLPWINRFVPRRWLYSLGALLYFVGCGFGMLGGMYIVPALMCCTLATVTCFICLNAYVLDYVSKHDLGRTETLRMFYSALSWTAGPVTGVALLNIWAPAPFLVGAVGALVQLAVFWWLRLGNGKIIQKARGTAPNPLAFISRFFAQPRLIAGWLFAVLRSCGWWGYIVYLPIYAIESGLPPALGGALVSLTNGFLFTTPLMLRWVQRHSVRTAVRTGFLVATIGFLLAAVSPVPYLTVGLLFVASAFLVLLDISAGLPFLMAVKPSERTEMAAVYSSFRDVSGIMTPGLGALILMVAPIQGIFAAVGFGLLGMYVLAGRLHPRLGKARTRLA, from the coding sequence ATGTTTGAACGTTCCATCCCCGAGTGGCTGCGCCACCCTCCATCGGCGGCTGCGCGCAAGCCGGGTGCGAAGGCCTTTGCCACACTGTCGGGCGTCGAGGCCATGATCCGCGGGATGTTGCTGTCGGTGTTTCCGCTGGCCATGTACCGGGCCTTGGGGGACGCGGGGACTGTCTCATGGGTCTATTTCGGCATCGGGCTCATTTCCTTGTACGTGGGACTGTTGCTGCCATGGATCAACCGCTTTGTGCCGCGCCGCTGGCTGTATTCCCTGGGGGCGCTGCTGTATTTCGTCGGTTGCGGGTTTGGCATGTTGGGCGGGATGTATATCGTTCCGGCGCTGATGTGTTGCACCTTGGCGACGGTTACCTGCTTCATCTGCCTCAACGCCTATGTGCTGGATTATGTGTCGAAACATGACCTTGGCCGCACCGAGACACTGCGCATGTTCTATAGCGCCCTGTCGTGGACCGCAGGGCCGGTTACCGGTGTCGCGCTGCTGAATATCTGGGCACCTGCGCCATTTCTGGTCGGCGCGGTCGGGGCGCTGGTGCAGCTGGCGGTGTTCTGGTGGCTGCGGCTGGGGAATGGCAAGATCATCCAGAAGGCGCGCGGCACGGCGCCCAACCCGCTGGCCTTCATCAGCCGGTTTTTCGCGCAACCGCGGCTGATCGCCGGCTGGCTGTTCGCGGTCCTGCGCAGTTGTGGCTGGTGGGGGTATATCGTCTATCTGCCGATCTATGCCATCGAATCCGGCCTGCCGCCCGCCTTGGGCGGCGCGCTTGTGTCGTTGACCAACGGGTTCTTGTTCACAACACCGCTCATGTTGCGCTGGGTGCAGAGGCATTCTGTGCGTACAGCCGTGCGCACCGGGTTCCTGGTCGCCACGATCGGGTTTCTTCTGGCGGCGGTTTCGCCGGTGCCCTACCTCACCGTGGGGTTGCTGTTCGTGGCGTCGGCGTTTCTGGTGCTGCTGGATATCTCGGCGGGACTGCCCTTTTTGATGGCCGTCAAACCGTCGGAACGCACGGAAATGGCCGCCGTCTATTCCAGCTTTCGCGATGTGTCGGGCATCATGACGCCGGGCCTCGGGGCGCTGATCCTGATGGTCGCGCCGATCCAGGGGATTTTCGCCGCCGTGGGGTTCGGCCTTCTGGGCATGTATGTGCTGGCCGGGCGCTTGCATCCCCGGCTGGGCAAGGCGCGCACCCGGTTGGCCTAG
- the recO gene encoding DNA repair protein RecO, with amino-acid sequence MEWTGEGVLLTARPHGESAAIIEVLSPEHGLHKGVVRGGAGRRMAPILQPGAQLHLVWRARLDEHLGAFTVEPIRGRAAAIMVDAERLAALNAIAALTVFALPERDPHPRFYAATIHLLDLLAAGEPWFGAYLAWERLLLEETGYGLDLTCCAVTGAVDGLAYVSPRTGRAVTAKGAGAFADRLLPLPPLLLDETTPETRAAMAQGLRTTGHFLHAVLAPALGARPLPEARARLVGRF; translated from the coding sequence ATGGAATGGACGGGCGAGGGCGTTCTGCTGACCGCGCGTCCCCATGGCGAAAGTGCTGCAATCATCGAGGTCTTGTCGCCCGAGCATGGGCTGCACAAAGGCGTGGTGCGGGGTGGTGCCGGGCGGCGCATGGCCCCGATCCTGCAACCCGGCGCGCAACTGCATCTGGTGTGGCGCGCGCGATTGGATGAGCATCTGGGCGCGTTTACGGTGGAACCCATCCGGGGGCGTGCGGCGGCGATCATGGTTGATGCCGAACGGCTGGCGGCGCTGAATGCCATCGCGGCGCTGACGGTCTTTGCCCTGCCCGAGCGCGACCCGCACCCCCGGTTCTATGCCGCAACGATCCACCTGCTCGACCTGCTGGCCGCAGGGGAACCATGGTTCGGCGCCTATCTGGCCTGGGAGCGGTTGTTGCTGGAGGAGACCGGCTATGGGCTGGATCTGACTTGCTGTGCGGTGACGGGGGCGGTTGACGGGTTGGCCTATGTCTCGCCGCGCACCGGGCGCGCGGTGACCGCGAAAGGGGCGGGGGCGTTCGCTGACCGATTGCTGCCCTTGCCGCCGTTGTTGCTGGATGAAACGACACCCGAAACCCGCGCGGCCATGGCGCAGGGTCTACGCACAACCGGGCATTTCCTGCACGCGGTTCTGGCCCCGGCCTTGGGCGCCCGACCCTTGCCTGAGGCGCGGGCGCGGCTGGTCGGGCGTTTTTGA
- the purD gene encoding phosphoribosylamine--glycine ligase, whose translation MNILVLGGGGREHALAWAIKQNPKCDRLIVAPGNAGIADIAECASLNAEDGAEVVGFCEENAVDFVVIGPEAPLAAGVADTLRAAGILCFGPSAAASRLESSKTFTKQICDAAKAPTAGWARFTDAEAAKAYLHQKGAPIVVKADGLAAGKGVIVAMALSEALDAVDDMFGGSFGAAGAEVVIEDFMTGEEASYFVLVDGETCLPIGSAQDHKRVGEGDTGPNTGGMGAYSPAPVLTEAIAQQAMDEIIRPCMAEMVRRGTPYQGVLYAGLMIEDGRAKLVEYNARFGDPECQVLMMRLGAQAMDLMLACAQGRLEGARVNWADDHALTVVMAAKGYPGDYVKGTEIKGLDGMPEDSFNMVFHAGTKREAGAVVAHGGRVLGVTARGETLAEAQARAYAMVDQIDWPGGFCRRDIGWRAL comes from the coding sequence ATGAACATTTTGGTTCTCGGAGGGGGCGGGCGTGAACATGCGCTGGCTTGGGCGATCAAGCAGAACCCGAAATGCGACCGGTTGATTGTGGCGCCGGGCAATGCGGGGATCGCGGACATCGCCGAATGTGCGAGTTTGAACGCCGAGGACGGGGCTGAGGTCGTGGGATTTTGCGAGGAAAACGCGGTAGATTTCGTGGTGATCGGGCCGGAGGCACCCTTGGCGGCCGGTGTGGCGGATACGCTGCGCGCGGCGGGGATCTTGTGCTTTGGGCCGTCGGCGGCGGCATCACGGCTGGAAAGCTCGAAAACCTTCACCAAGCAGATTTGCGACGCGGCCAAGGCCCCCACGGCGGGCTGGGCGCGGTTTACCGATGCGGAAGCGGCCAAAGCGTATCTGCACCAAAAAGGCGCACCGATTGTCGTCAAGGCGGACGGTCTGGCGGCGGGCAAGGGCGTGATCGTCGCGATGGCGCTGTCCGAGGCGCTCGATGCGGTGGACGACATGTTCGGCGGCAGTTTTGGCGCAGCAGGGGCCGAGGTGGTGATCGAGGATTTCATGACCGGCGAGGAGGCGAGTTACTTCGTGCTGGTCGATGGCGAGACCTGTTTGCCGATTGGCTCGGCGCAGGATCACAAGCGGGTGGGTGAGGGCGACACCGGCCCCAACACCGGCGGCATGGGGGCGTATTCGCCTGCGCCGGTGCTGACCGAGGCCATCGCGCAACAGGCCATGGATGAGATCATCCGGCCCTGCATGGCCGAGATGGTGCGGCGCGGGACGCCGTATCAAGGCGTGCTGTACGCGGGGTTGATGATCGAGGACGGGCGCGCGAAGCTGGTCGAATACAACGCGCGGTTTGGCGACCCGGAGTGTCAGGTCTTGATGATGCGGCTGGGCGCGCAGGCGATGGATCTGATGCTGGCTTGTGCGCAGGGGCGGCTGGAGGGCGCGCGGGTCAATTGGGCCGATGACCATGCCCTGACCGTGGTGATGGCCGCCAAGGGATATCCGGGTGATTATGTGAAAGGCACGGAAATCAAGGGCCTGGACGGTATGCCCGAGGACAGTTTCAACATGGTGTTCCATGCAGGCACCAAGCGCGAGGCTGGGGCGGTGGTTGCGCATGGCGGGCGTGTGCTGGGGGTCACGGCGCGCGGCGAAACGCTGGCCGAGGCGCAAGCGCGGGCCTATGCGATGGTCGATCAGATCGACTGGCCGGGCGGGTTCTGTCGCCGCGATATCGGCTGGCGGGCGCTGTAA
- the xseA gene encoding exodeoxyribonuclease VII large subunit translates to MDLIDDDPGGAGENSGDNAHDFTVSELSGAVKRTLEGEFGRVRVRGEVGRVMIARTGHMYFDLKDDRAVIASVSWKGQVARMAIKPEEGMEVIATGRLTTFAPQSKYQLQVENIEPAGAGALMAMLDARRKKLAAEGLFDAGRKRAIPFLPQVIGVITSPSGAVIRDILHRLADRFPRRVIVWPVAVQGERCPADVVRAIEGFNALQPGGPVPRPDVLIVARGGGSIEDLWGFNDEAVVRAAAASDIPLISAVGHETDTTLIDYASDLRAPTPTAAAELAVPVRADLLAQTASLGARLHRAGTSGVQQRTQRLRDLARALPRPDTLLATPAQQLDRTSDRFAGSLRAMADRKTLELNRAAAGLRPGTLRGKLDARRDRLSQIANRLTPALQTGLRRKSEALSAQHLAARAARAMANRLERAKTRLDGVIRLHTTLGYKETLKRGYAVLRSPEDAVLTTAKAAQKSPYFTIELHDDSFDAAPLVTPPKPRKKPAAPEPDQGTLF, encoded by the coding sequence ATGGATCTGATTGACGACGACCCCGGCGGCGCGGGCGAAAATTCCGGCGACAACGCCCATGACTTCACCGTGTCCGAGCTGTCAGGCGCGGTCAAACGCACGCTCGAGGGCGAGTTTGGCCGGGTCCGCGTGCGTGGCGAGGTCGGACGCGTGATGATCGCGCGCACCGGGCATATGTATTTCGACCTCAAGGACGACCGCGCGGTGATTGCCTCGGTCAGCTGGAAGGGTCAGGTGGCGCGCATGGCCATCAAGCCCGAGGAAGGCATGGAGGTCATCGCCACCGGGCGCCTGACCACCTTCGCGCCGCAGTCGAAATACCAGTTGCAGGTGGAAAACATCGAACCGGCAGGGGCGGGCGCGCTGATGGCGATGCTGGACGCACGCCGCAAGAAACTGGCCGCCGAGGGGTTGTTCGATGCGGGGCGCAAACGCGCGATTCCCTTTCTGCCGCAGGTGATTGGCGTGATCACCTCGCCCTCGGGGGCGGTGATTCGCGACATCCTGCACCGCCTGGCGGATCGCTTCCCGCGCCGGGTGATCGTCTGGCCGGTCGCCGTGCAAGGCGAGCGTTGCCCGGCCGACGTGGTCCGCGCCATCGAGGGCTTCAACGCGCTGCAACCCGGCGGCCCGGTGCCGCGCCCCGATGTGCTGATCGTCGCCCGCGGCGGCGGCTCGATCGAGGATCTGTGGGGCTTCAACGACGAAGCCGTGGTGCGCGCCGCCGCCGCCAGTGACATCCCGCTGATCTCCGCGGTGGGCCATGAAACCGACACCACGCTGATCGACTACGCGTCAGACCTGCGCGCGCCAACGCCGACGGCGGCGGCGGAATTGGCGGTGCCGGTGCGCGCCGACCTGTTGGCACAGACCGCCAGCCTTGGCGCGCGCCTGCACCGCGCCGGAACCAGCGGCGTACAACAACGCACCCAACGGCTGCGCGACCTCGCCCGCGCCCTGCCCCGGCCTGACACGCTTCTGGCAACCCCGGCGCAACAGCTTGACCGCACATCCGACCGTTTCGCCGGCTCGCTGCGCGCCATGGCCGACCGCAAGACGCTGGAGCTGAACCGCGCCGCCGCCGGCCTCAGACCCGGCACCCTGCGCGGCAAACTCGACGCGCGCCGCGACCGCCTGTCCCAGATCGCCAACCGCCTGACACCGGCGCTGCAAACCGGCCTCCGGCGCAAATCCGAGGCCCTGAGCGCGCAACACCTCGCCGCCCGCGCCGCCCGCGCCATGGCCAACCGGCTGGAGCGCGCCAAAACCCGGCTCGACGGCGTCATCCGCCTCCACACGACGCTGGGCTACAAGGAAACCCTCAAACGCGGCTATGCCGTGCTGCGCTCGCCCGAAGATGCCGTGCTGACCACCGCCAAAGCCGCACAGAAATCGCCATATTTCACCATCGAACTGCACGACGACAGCTTCGATGCGGCACCCCTCGTCACCCCGCCCAAACCACGCAAGAAACCCGCAGCCCCCGAACCCGACCAGGGCACCCTCTTTTGA
- a CDS encoding acetyl-CoA carboxylase carboxyltransferase subunit alpha, with protein MNYLEFEKPLAEIDGKATELRAMARNNPAMDIEKEAEALDKKSAQMLTDLYKSLTPWQKCLVARHPNRPHCQDYIDALFTDFTPLAGDRNFADDQAIMGGLARLNDRPVVVIGQEKGSDTKSRIERNFGMARPEGYRKAIRLMDLAHRFHLPVVTLVDTPGAYPGKGAEERGQAEAIARSTEKCLTIGVPLVSMIIGEGGSGGAVALATADRILMLEHSIYSVITPEGCASILWKDSEKMREAAEAMRLTAQDLLKLGVIDKIITEPKGGAQRDAAAAIAAVGKAIDEQLTALVKKSPAELIAGRRQKFLDMGRKGLAA; from the coding sequence ATGAATTATCTGGAATTCGAAAAACCGCTGGCCGAAATCGACGGCAAGGCGACCGAATTGCGCGCCATGGCGCGCAACAATCCGGCGATGGACATTGAAAAAGAGGCCGAGGCGCTTGACAAGAAAAGCGCGCAGATGCTGACGGACCTCTACAAGTCCTTGACACCGTGGCAGAAATGCCTTGTTGCGCGGCACCCGAACCGGCCCCATTGCCAGGATTACATCGACGCCCTGTTCACCGACTTCACCCCCCTCGCCGGCGACCGCAATTTTGCCGATGATCAGGCGATCATGGGCGGGCTGGCGCGGCTCAATGACCGCCCGGTGGTGGTGATCGGCCAGGAAAAGGGCTCCGACACCAAATCCCGGATCGAGCGCAATTTCGGCATGGCCCGCCCCGAAGGCTACCGCAAGGCGATTCGCCTGATGGATCTGGCGCATCGCTTTCATCTGCCGGTGGTGACGCTGGTCGATACCCCCGGCGCCTATCCCGGCAAGGGCGCCGAAGAACGCGGCCAGGCCGAGGCCATCGCCCGCTCGACCGAGAAATGCCTGACCATCGGCGTGCCGCTGGTGTCGATGATCATCGGCGAGGGTGGCTCTGGGGGCGCGGTGGCTTTGGCGACCGCCGACCGCATCCTGATGCTGGAGCATTCGATCTATTCGGTGATCACCCCCGAGGGCTGCGCCTCGATCCTGTGGAAGGACTCCGAGAAAATGCGCGAGGCGGCCGAGGCCATGCGCTTGACCGCGCAGGACCTGTTGAAACTGGGCGTGATCGACAAGATCATCACCGAGCCCAAAGGCGGCGCACAACGCGACGCGGCGGCGGCAATCGCGGCCGTTGGCAAAGCCATCGACGAACAACTCACCGCCTTGGTCAAGAAATCCCCGGCCGAGTTGATCGCCGGGCGTCGCCAAAAATTCCTCGACATGGGCCGCAAGGGTCTGGCGGCCTAA
- a CDS encoding cytochrome c, protein MKPVLLGVVPAAVALGAVVAFQWPAESQTPPLVTDGSDALVEITVPATLSERAQTGRNIFRTACASCHGDNAVGRDGLAPPLIHRIYEPSHHGDESFQIAAAQGVRAHHWRFGNMPPVPDLTRGDVAMVIAYVREVQRANGIE, encoded by the coding sequence ATGAAACCTGTCCTGCTTGGCGTCGTTCCTGCCGCCGTTGCCCTTGGCGCTGTCGTTGCCTTTCAATGGCCCGCAGAGTCGCAAACGCCACCTCTGGTCACCGACGGCTCGGATGCGCTGGTGGAGATCACCGTGCCTGCGACCCTGAGCGAGCGGGCGCAGACCGGGCGCAACATTTTCCGGACGGCCTGCGCCTCGTGTCACGGTGACAATGCCGTCGGGCGCGACGGGCTTGCGCCGCCGCTGATACATCGCATTTACGAACCCTCGCACCACGGCGACGAATCGTTCCAGATCGCCGCGGCGCAGGGCGTGCGGGCGCATCACTGGCGGTTCGGCAACATGCCCCCGGTGCCCGATCTGACGCGCGGCGATGTGGCGATGGTGATCGCCTATGTTCGCGAAGTGCAGCGCGCGAACGGCATCGAGTGA
- a CDS encoding TfoX/Sxy family protein, whose translation MATERSTVAHIVETLAGGGRPVSARAMFGEYALYCDGKVVGLICDETLFLKDRPVVRAVVEAPDLGPPYPGAKPHILADALLNDPETLQAVVRAIADDLPAPKPKKPRQKP comes from the coding sequence ATGGCCACAGAGCGCAGCACGGTCGCGCATATCGTCGAAACGCTTGCGGGGGGTGGCCGCCCGGTATCGGCGCGGGCGATGTTCGGGGAATATGCGCTCTATTGCGACGGCAAGGTGGTGGGGCTGATCTGCGACGAGACGTTGTTTCTCAAGGATCGCCCGGTGGTGCGCGCGGTGGTCGAGGCCCCGGATCTGGGGCCGCCGTATCCCGGCGCAAAACCGCATATCCTCGCGGACGCGCTGCTCAACGATCCAGAGACGTTGCAGGCTGTGGTCCGGGCGATTGCCGATGACCTGCCCGCGCCAAAGCCGAAGAAACCGCGCCAGAAACCCTGA
- a CDS encoding 1-acyl-sn-glycerol-3-phosphate acyltransferase, with product MAYGIQWVRSLVFAFQSYLVMLIMAIFYAPWAAFDRRGAIAAVHAWCRYVRWSASWMIGLKSEVRGEVPTDEVMVASKHQSFFDIIILCSVLPSPKFIMKKSLTYAPLVGWYGKRIGCVAVDRGKRGQAIKAMVQQVRSGTRDPGQLIIFPQGTRVAPGVKKEYKVGVSVLYQELDAPVVPVAVNVGVFWPRQRIYREPGLAVIEFLPRIDRGLEKRAFLAQVEDVVEHHSTKLMAEAGFHVEA from the coding sequence ATGGCCTACGGAATCCAATGGGTGCGCTCGCTTGTGTTCGCGTTCCAATCCTATCTGGTGATGTTGATCATGGCGATTTTCTACGCGCCCTGGGCCGCGTTCGACCGCCGCGGCGCGATTGCTGCGGTGCATGCCTGGTGCCGCTATGTGCGCTGGTCGGCAAGCTGGATGATCGGCTTGAAATCCGAAGTGCGCGGCGAAGTCCCCACCGACGAGGTGATGGTGGCCTCGAAACACCAGAGCTTTTTCGACATCATCATTCTGTGCAGCGTGCTGCCCAGCCCCAAGTTCATCATGAAAAAATCGCTGACCTATGCGCCTTTGGTGGGGTGGTACGGCAAGCGGATTGGCTGCGTGGCGGTGGATCGCGGCAAGCGCGGGCAGGCGATCAAGGCGATGGTCCAGCAGGTGCGTTCTGGCACGCGGGATCCCGGTCAGTTGATCATCTTTCCGCAGGGCACGCGCGTCGCACCCGGCGTAAAGAAGGAATACAAGGTCGGCGTTTCCGTTCTCTATCAAGAGCTTGACGCCCCGGTTGTGCCGGTCGCGGTGAATGTGGGCGTGTTCTGGCCCCGGCAGCGCATCTACCGCGAGCCCGGCCTGGCGGTGATCGAGTTCCTGCCGCGCATCGACCGTGGCCTTGAGAAACGCGCGTTTCTGGCGCAGGTCGAAGACGTGGTCGAGCATCACTCGACCAAACTGATGGCCGAAGCCGGATTTCACGTCGAGGCCTGA
- a CDS encoding cell division protein FtsX, whose protein sequence is MVRLPSFLRDSGQIVPASGYTTTLTMVTAGAMAFLAVFALALSLSSGQLAQRWSDTLAQSATLRVSAPPSEIAAQTAVAVEILRTTPGVVSTRVLDIDEQRALLEPWFGPDLPVEQLALPRLIEIIEAPQGFDASGLRLRLASEAPGAILDDHTRWRRPLVQAAASLRGLAWVSVLLIAAAMAAMITLAAGFSLAANAQVIRVLRLVGARDRVIARAFVQRFTLGALIGALAGTAVGVLAFALLPVSGDTGFLTGLGFHGWGWATPLAIPPLAALIALVATKAAATRVLQKER, encoded by the coding sequence ATGGTCCGTCTCCCCTCGTTCCTGCGCGACTCGGGCCAGATTGTTCCGGCGTCGGGCTATACCACGACGCTGACCATGGTGACGGCGGGCGCGATGGCGTTTCTGGCGGTGTTCGCGCTGGCCTTGTCGCTGTCCTCGGGGCAGTTGGCGCAGCGGTGGTCCGACACGCTGGCGCAAAGTGCCACGTTGCGCGTGTCGGCTCCGCCCTCGGAAATCGCGGCGCAAACGGCGGTGGCGGTGGAAATCCTGCGCACCACGCCGGGCGTTGTCTCGACACGGGTACTGGATATCGACGAGCAGCGCGCGTTGCTGGAGCCGTGGTTCGGCCCCGATCTGCCGGTGGAACAACTGGCCTTGCCGCGGTTGATCGAAATCATCGAGGCCCCGCAGGGGTTTGACGCCAGCGGGCTGCGGTTGCGGCTGGCCTCCGAGGCGCCGGGCGCGATCCTGGACGATCACACGCGCTGGCGTCGCCCCCTGGTGCAAGCCGCCGCCAGCCTGCGCGGTCTGGCCTGGGTGTCGGTGCTGCTGATCGCCGCCGCAATGGCCGCCATGATCACGCTGGCCGCCGGGTTCTCGCTGGCGGCAAACGCGCAGGTGATCCGCGTGCTGCGGCTGGTCGGCGCGCGTGATCGGGTGATCGCCCGCGCCTTTGTGCAACGTTTCACGCTGGGCGCGCTGATCGGCGCGCTGGCCGGCACGGCGGTGGGGGTTTTGGCCTTTGCGTTGCTGCCGGTTTCCGGGGATACTGGCTTTCTGACCGGGCTTGGCTTTCACGGTTGGGGCTGGGCCACGCCCTTGGCGATTCCACCCCTGGCCGCGCTGATTGCCCTTGTCGCGACCAAAGCCGCGGCGACCCGCGTCCTGCAAAAGGAAAGATGA
- a CDS encoding cell division ATP-binding protein FtsE — protein sequence MIRLANVSHDYGGRGLLMGVDLHIAPGAFYFLTGPSGAGKSTLLKLCYGDLQPRSGDIQIFGQDTRTLSRDALADTRRRIGVIHQDCQFLDHLTLAENVALPFVATGRPVPQDDLRELLSWVGLEHQADSRPPTLSGGERQRAALARAVIMSPEVVLADEPTGNVDWEMSQRLLSLLVELNRMGTAVMIATHDLNLIRTAKTQVSARNLRIADRTLQAAGSEL from the coding sequence GTGATCAGGCTGGCGAATGTGTCACACGATTATGGCGGGCGCGGCCTGCTGATGGGTGTTGACCTGCATATCGCACCGGGTGCGTTTTACTTCCTGACCGGACCTTCGGGGGCGGGAAAGAGCACGCTGCTCAAGCTGTGCTACGGCGATTTGCAGCCGCGCTCGGGCGATATCCAGATTTTTGGGCAGGACACGCGAACCCTGTCGCGGGATGCGCTGGCCGATACGCGCCGCCGGATTGGAGTCATTCATCAGGATTGCCAGTTTCTCGATCACCTGACACTGGCGGAAAATGTGGCGCTGCCGTTTGTCGCCACCGGTCGCCCGGTGCCGCAGGACGATCTGCGGGAGTTGCTGTCTTGGGTCGGGCTGGAGCATCAAGCCGATTCGCGGCCACCAACCCTGTCGGGCGGCGAACGCCAGCGCGCCGCCTTGGCGCGCGCCGTGATCATGTCGCCCGAGGTTGTGCTGGCCGATGAGCCGACCGGCAACGTCGATTGGGAGATGTCGCAGCGGTTGCTGTCCTTGCTGGTCGAGTTGAACCGCATGGGCACCGCCGTGATGATCGCCACGCATGACCTGAACCTGATCCGCACCGCCAAAACGCAAGTGTCGGCGCGCAATCTGCGGATCGCCGATCGCACGCTGCAAGCGGCGGGGAGCGAGTTGTGA
- a CDS encoding zinc-ribbon domain-containing protein, whose amino-acid sequence MRLTCPNCNAQYEVDERVIPQNGRDVQCSACGNTWYQYPMEVALRMRAAELDEDDDDDDLPPPTSDGTSRPQAPRIDKTVLDVLREEAELEMSARNRPKSALETQGDLGLTRPTRSKAAPPKVYGEDDETPPPLPNVPPPLPPSETTDTAEPMRRRNLLPDIEELTSTLEPGTDARRSTEDHEDHEASSSQNSFRNGLSLVVLIAMFLIAIYLLSPLIATYVPALDGVLTTYVGLVDSLRATVSGQLRGLIGG is encoded by the coding sequence ATGCGACTGACCTGTCCGAACTGCAACGCGCAGTACGAAGTGGATGAAAGGGTCATTCCCCAGAATGGGCGTGATGTGCAATGTTCGGCCTGTGGCAATACTTGGTATCAGTATCCGATGGAGGTGGCGTTGCGCATGCGCGCCGCCGAGTTGGACGAGGATGACGACGACGACGATTTGCCACCCCCGACCTCGGATGGAACCAGTCGCCCGCAAGCACCGCGCATCGACAAGACCGTTCTGGATGTGCTGCGCGAGGAGGCCGAGTTGGAGATGTCCGCGCGCAACCGGCCCAAATCCGCGCTGGAAACCCAGGGCGATCTGGGCCTGACCCGGCCGACGCGCTCCAAGGCCGCCCCGCCGAAGGTCTATGGCGAGGATGACGAAACCCCGCCGCCGCTGCCCAACGTGCCGCCGCCGCTGCCACCCTCCGAGACCACCGACACCGCAGAGCCGATGCGTCGGCGGAACCTGTTGCCCGATATCGAGGAACTGACATCGACGCTGGAACCGGGCACCGATGCCCGGCGCAGCACCGAGGATCACGAGGATCACGAGGCCAGCAGCAGCCAGAACAGCTTTCGCAACGGGTTGTCGCTGGTGGTCTTGATCGCGATGTTCCTGATTGCGATCTACTTGCTGTCGCCGCTGATCGCCACCTATGTACCCGCCCTCGACGGTGTGCTGACCACCTATGTCGGCCTTGTCGACTCATTGCGGGCAACGGTGTCAGGCCAACTGCGGGGCCTCATCGGCGGTTAA
- a CDS encoding diacylglycerol kinase: MLSWLTAEARRFGKTCVWSWQGFAAAWASEKTLRQWTLANVISAGFVFWLPLSPAERALILALGILILAVELANTAIEVVVDYISMEQHPMAGKAKDCGSAAVALTALAAGVAWAVVLWGLWAG, translated from the coding sequence ATGCTGTCTTGGCTCACGGCGGAAGCGCGGCGATTCGGAAAGACATGCGTGTGGTCGTGGCAGGGGTTCGCGGCGGCATGGGCAAGCGAGAAAACCCTGCGACAATGGACGCTGGCCAATGTGATCTCGGCCGGGTTTGTGTTCTGGTTGCCCCTCAGCCCCGCGGAACGCGCCTTGATCCTGGCGCTGGGGATCTTGATTCTGGCGGTCGAGCTGGCGAACACGGCGATCGAGGTGGTGGTGGATTATATCTCGATGGAGCAACACCCGATGGCGGGCAAAGCCAAGGACTGCGGCAGCGCGGCGGTTGCGCTGACGGCGCTGGCAGCCGGGGTTGCCTGGGCCGTGGTGCTTTGGGGGCTTTGGGCGGGTTAA
- a CDS encoding accessory factor UbiK family protein, with protein MQPGNKIFDDLSKLMTNAMGVAQGARTEAETALKSLMDRWLADRDFVTREEFDAVRGMAQKAREENAALKARIEALEAKHNS; from the coding sequence ATGCAGCCCGGCAATAAAATCTTTGATGATCTGTCCAAATTGATGACCAACGCCATGGGCGTGGCCCAAGGGGCGCGGACCGAGGCGGAAACGGCGCTGAAAAGCCTGATGGATCGCTGGCTGGCGGATCGCGATTTTGTGACCCGCGAGGAATTCGACGCGGTGCGCGGCATGGCGCAAAAGGCGCGCGAAGAAAACGCGGCGCTCAAGGCCCGCATCGAGGCGCTGGAAGCCAAACACAACAGTTAA